Proteins found in one Magnolia sinica isolate HGM2019 chromosome 5, MsV1, whole genome shotgun sequence genomic segment:
- the LOC131245177 gene encoding GDSL esterase/lipase At4g10955-like produces the protein MASERDVFGLSGPGHLTHIDWKNPDHRRSVAASLVQGVYVMERDRQQNRQGPEALAPAWWEFFHFHIIRKLVDDADFSIFGAIYEFKFPTANQSHSATPEAPKYVIAFRGTITKPDSFSRDLKLDLHFIQNGLHRTSRFELAMQAVRNIVSTVGHLNVWLCGHSLGSAMAMLAGKNMAKTGIFLESFLFNPPFVSAPIERIKDKKLKQGIRIAGSVITAGLAFAVKSRQGRSISEDPFAMLSAWVPCLFVNPVDHICSEYIGYFKHRKKMEKIGAGGIERLATQNSIGDLFLTALGKESDPLHLLPSANLTINQSPSPDFKTAHGIHQWWWPDVQLKYKMYLYK, from the exons ATGGCCTCCGAGAGGGATGTATTTGGCTTGTCAGGTCCCGGACATCTGACCCATATTGATTG GAAAAACCCAGATCACCGGCGATCAGTTGCTGCCAGTTTGGTTCAGGGTGTGTATGTTATGGAACGTGATCGCCAACAAAATCGCCAGGGACCTGAAGCTCTGGCACCTGCATGGTGGGAATTCTTCCACTTTCACATCATACGTAAGCTTGTTGATGATGCCGATTTCTCCATCTTTGGTGCCATATATGAATTCAAGTTCCCAACTGCCAATCAAAGTCACTCAGCAACGCCTGAAGCTCCAAAGTACGTCATCGCATTCCGTGGCACCATCACCAAACCTGATTCCTTCTCACGGGATCTCAAATTGGACCTCCATTTCATACAGAATGGCCTTCATCGGACCTCCCGTTTTGAATTAGCAATGCAAGCGGTCCGAAATATCGTTTCCACCGTTGGACATTTGAATGTCTGGTTATGTGGCCATTCTCTTGGGTCCGCCATGGCAATGCTTGCTGGGAAGAACATGGCGAAAACCGGTATTTTCCTTGAATCTTTTCTCTTCAACCCCCCATTTGTTTCGGCCCCAATTGAAAGAATCAAAGACAAGAAGCTGAAACAAGGAATCCGTATTGCGGGCAGCGTGATCACAGCTGGGCTTGCTTTTGCTGTGAAAAGTCGTCAAGGCAGGTCAATATCTGAGGATCCCTTTGCCATGTTGTCTGCATGGGTTCCATGCCTGTTTGTgaatccagtggaccacatctgCTCAGAGTACATTGGATATTTTAAGCACCGGAAAAAGATGGAGAAGATTGGAGCAGGGGGTATTGAGCGACTGGCAACACAGAACTCCATCGGGGATCTGTTCCTGACTGCACTTGGGAAGGAATCCGATCCGTTGCACCTCCTCCCTTCTGCGAATCTGACCATTAATCAGAGCCCTTCGCCAGATTTTAAAACAGCTCACGGAATTCACCAGTGGTGGTGGCCAGATGTGCAGCTAAAGTACAAAATGTACCTTTACAAGTGA